Proteins from one Juglans microcarpa x Juglans regia isolate MS1-56 chromosome 6S, Jm3101_v1.0, whole genome shotgun sequence genomic window:
- the LOC121237226 gene encoding protein phosphatase 2C 51-like, with protein MSDSKNPNQDRTDDKKVRPMESMGIDYRFKHGFINKLRKRDVKKLISREVDGIRKDKEPKTNIGIGELSLDVSSSGTLPYSGGSSDDRGKPIEVRVSGGVGGGGEKGLRFARPSQSSISMIGRRRVMEDAVRVAPRFAAPGQYCDTYDFFAVYDGHNGDRVANACRDRLHVILVEEVERWWRTCGGRGVDWENAMVECFAKMDEEVNEGGTDDGAARTVGSTAVVVLVGKEEVVVANCGDSRAVLCRDGVAVPLSHDHKPDRPDERERVEAAGGRVIEWNGSRVLGVLATSRSIGDHYLRPYVISEPEVTVTERTESDDFIIIASDGLWDVISNELACKVGRICLSDGRVKRKFLYDLNGNCAADAAAVLAKLAMARGSEDNISVIVVQLRKSR; from the exons ATGTCAGACTCCAAAAACCCTAATCAGGACAGAACTGACGATAAGAAAGTACGTCCAATGGAGAGCATGGGAATTGATTATCGCTTCAAACACGGATTCATAAACAAGCTGCGCAAGAGAGACGTAAAGAAACTGATTTCTCGTGAAGTCGATGGCATCCGCAAAGACAAGGAACCGAAAACAAATATAGGCATCGGAGAGCTGAGTTTGGACGTTTCGTCATCCGGTACTTTGCCGTACTCCGGTGGCTCTTCGGATGATAGAGGAAAGCCGATCGAAGTACGGGTATCCGGCGGGgtcggaggaggaggagaaaagGGACTGAGGTTTGCACGTCCATCGCAAAGTTCTATATCGATGATCGGACGGCGGAGAGTTATGGAGGATGCGGTGAGAGTGGCACCGAGGTTCGCTGCACCGGGACAGTACTGCGATACGTACGATTTCTTCGCGGTGTACGACGGGCACAACGGGGACAGGGTAGCGAACGCGTGCCGGGATAGATTGCACGTGATTCTAGTGGAGGAGGTGGAACGGTGGTGGAGGACGTGCGGCGGCCGGGGAGTGGACTGGGAAAATGCGATGGTGGAGTGCTTCGCGAAGATGGACGAGGAGGTGAACGAAGGTGGGACGGACGACGGAGCAGCGAGAACAGTGGGATCCACGGCGGTTGTCGTGTTGGTGGGGAAGGAGGAGGTGGTCGTCGCCAATTGCGGAGACTCGAGGGCGGTGCTGTGTCGTGACGGTGTAGCCGTGCCTCTATCACATGATCATAAG CCTGATCGACCTGATGAAAGGGAGAGAGTGGAAGCAGCAGGAGGAAGGGTCATAGAATGGAACGGCTCTCGTGTCCTCGGCGTCCTTGCCACTTCAAGATCTATAG GAGACCACTATTTGAGGCCGTATGTGATTTCCGAACCAGAGGTCACTGTCACAGAGCGAACTGAGTCCGACGACTTCATTATAATAGCCAGTGATGGTCTCTGGGATGTTATCTCCAACGAGCTTGCCTGCAAGGTCGGACGGATTTGTCTCAGTGATGGTCGTGTCAAGAGGAAGTTTTTATATGATTTGAATGGAAATTGTGCAGCAGATGCAGCAGCAGTGTTAGCAAAGCTAGCAATGGCTCGGGGGAGCGAAGACAATATCAGTGTCATAGTTGTGCAGCTGAGGAAGTCGCGCTAG
- the LOC121237794 gene encoding uncharacterized protein LOC121237794, giving the protein MGKMRAEAFSCSRSGISHLEVGSLWNMESKFVLLVGLFVVLPVVDCSRADLKVVNASAHTGLDPKIALLWNETDASNENTGRSSLVLNSTKFGKVKIVETKWMDQRRVLLLRRGRVGGIQAGNHRRPKLMMCKRARAGRVRNQKGRRVMMKKTLNPRMWLGRWATKGMWSLPRQGGMRVLGVKNVIYRIGARTRITSWLHV; this is encoded by the exons ATGGGAAAAATGCGTGCAGAAGCTTTTTCGTGTTCCAGGTCAGGAATCTCACACTTGGAAGTTGGGTCTCTTTGGAACATGGAGTCAAAGTTTGTTCTTTTGGTGGGCCTCTTTGTGGTACTACCTGTCGTTGATTGCTCTCGTGCCGATTTGAAG GTGGTGAATGCAAGTGCACACACTGGTTTGGACCCCAAAATTGCTCTTCTCTGGAATGAAACGGATGCTTCAAATGAGAATACAGGTAGATCGAGCTTGGTTTTGAATTCTACTAAATTTGGCAAGGTAAAAATAGTGGAGACCAAGTGGATGGATCAAAGAAGGGTCTTGTTGTTGAGAAGGGGAAGGGTGGGAGGAATTCAAGCGGGCAATCATCGTCGACCAAAGCTGATGATGTGCAAAAGGGCGAGGGCAGGGCGAGTGAGGAATCAAAAGGGAAGGAGGGTGATGATGAAAAAGACATTGAATCCAAGGATGTGGCTAGGAAGGTGGGCAACGAAGGGGATGTGGTCTCTTCCACGTCAGGGAGGAATGAGGGTTCTCGGGGTGAAGAATGTGATATATCGAATAGGTGCACGGACGAGGATCACAAGTTGGTTGCATGTTTGA